atttttttaaaaaaatagaaacaaaatagggaaaagaaaacaaagatgTATATATACATTTCATCAAACATATACTTATGAATACCTAAAAAATGAAGAGTAGTAGTATTAATTAGATGTATTCCTTCATGGTGTTGCATTTGACATCTGAAAAAACTGAAAAGCCATCCTACATTATTTTTTATCGAAAGAAAAAACTCAAAAAGGTTGTTTGGTTGTTCGAAAAtagtagtaaaaaaaaaaatattattacccAAACCCTAAAAGGAGACAGCAGTCGGTAGTGCATGCATGTTGAATGGTTGATGACATAGTATATTGCATGCTTTTTGTCAGAAAACGAAAGCTTTCTTTTTATCTCTTTGCTCAACTCCTCCCCACATGCATGGTTGGGAGATTAAGCAATTCATTTCCTTTAATGGAACCGATAACGcttagcccacgtttggttgagtgtttttaaaggttggaaagggattcaataaattaaattcattaattgttgtttggtttgagtaatgaTCAATTAActattacccttacttgagggtaacacAATAACTCAATTTGTTACCCcacaaaatagaggggaaacaaaataaaggaaatcacttactaattattcatttccattgttaaaccaaacactcaataaaagtaatggttattattatcattctactattttatttgatttcattacctttccattcctctgcttgaaccaaacgagctaTCAGAGCTATATTATTTTGATCTCTGAAACTATATTTTCACTTAAAGCATCAAAAGAATATATTTGCATGGATCAGCTATCAGAAATTTGACGCGGCAGTCAGAAATTTCCACGATACCGACCTCATTTATTTGTTGACTTTGACTGGCATCAATCTTATATTTAAAACTTcgtgtaattttttttcttgataACAATCAAAATTATCAAAACCTCGCAAAAGTTCATTACATTTTTTATAacagacattttttttttttttgtaaaagcaacttttaattaatttatttttatggacTTCTATCAAGTTGACAAACTAATTACTTGAATTGGGCCTCTAGCAAAAGAGTGTGATCCAGTTCAATGGATCGCATGGATAGCGTGATGCAAATACCTCATTTAttaatgttatatatatatagggtgtggttctagagagaactacattatttgtgagaacgggagaaccatcaaatctaatgcatccactgtaaaaattaatgcattcgctgttaaaattaatgcactaaaaaaaataaaaataaaatgttcccttcaggattcgaacccatgatctgcattcatccaacaagatgatgcatccaccgtagatcttgatgatcgaatggctgaaaatggttctccagtcttcttttatttatggttctttcttgaacctctccctatatatatatatatatatatatatatatatatatatatataaaatctcATTTATTAATGTTAAATACATGTGATGTGGCTCATTTGACTAAAAAtcacattttaatttatatttttcaaacattgtttatattttaatagtaggcacattaattaaataatcattttttataatCACTAATTAGATAATCATTATTGTAGCCACTCCTAAATAGATAATCATTAATCATTAatcacttattttttttatacgaAAATGTATAAAGAGTTCGTGCTTTAAAAAtccatatttataatattaggGTGAAATGAAGTTTATGgtgaaatatttataatattaggGTGAAATGAAGTTTATGGTTTCGCGGGCCAATTTTAATTTCGGTCATTTATGAATAACTTACTATAGTGACAAAAATCGACccatatataatcaaatcagcAATTCGGACCCACTACCCACATAAAAATGGGAAAATTACCCGCACGCAGGgtggattgaacccaagacctctcatataagagagtctttgggtgcctcaactttgtcaCTTGAGTCAGGCCTCATTGGCAAAATCGACTCATAATTAAGTATAAATTAAATCATTCAAGAACACACGTATACtaataaaacaaatataatataaaaaacaaaaaagatagatCTGGGTTTTCTCTATTGCAAATTGAGGAGGCTAAATAAAACAAGAGTTGTATGTGAAAAGATAGATTCTGATTTTGTTTAAGAAAAACAGATTCGTTTAACATTCTTGTCTCTGACGCGAAATCGAATGTGATGGGATcaacaaaagtaaaataagagtGAATCTATGTCGAAATTTGTGGTGCCTAGTTTGATTTTATTGTTGGTGTAAAGATGACGGATTGATGAGTAGGAGTGTGGAATTGTCAAAATGATTGGTCTCATGATATCAttgtaattaattaaacaataattaGGTGTGTATCAATTGGTTCTTAGGAGTTAAGCAAAAGATTCTTCTATGCTATGctaatttaatttcataaaagtGTTCTTGCACATGCCAATTAATCAAAGTTTATGATAAAACCTGCCCTTTGTTTCTTTTCAAGGTTTGTTATAGATTCACAAATTTGGTTAATTAAGATGATGCAGATTAGTGTATAATGTACACTAATTTTCTGTCCTATAGTAGCTTAATTAAATTGGGAAATGGGAAATGAATACAAAAATCATCAATCACACGTATAAGTGTTGGAATCAACATAcataattacatatatatgaGGTCTAAAGCATTCTCAAAAGACTTTTAGTTCAATTATACTTTTGTGttattattttctcatattACATAAATTTAAGTGATCATATGAATCTATAACatacttaaatttaatataaattttatgaaaatgtttTCTAAAACATATTCTCAAATTTAAAGTTTACAAGATAATTATTTTGATCTATTATCTCAACTAAAGAAATATTATACACATTAAATCAATATCACTTGTTTTTCAAAGTTACAAAATAGGTAAACTGGATCaaattcattagtatatactctctccgtccacataAAATAGTCATAGAAGGGAAGAAAATGagttttactccctccgtcccattattcatgacacatattcctttttgggctgtcccaaccTACATgacacatttccttttttggaaaaaatcagGGGGCATTTAAGCATTAATATATTCGCTAATTATCCACCTAATCACTAATTATCCACCTAAAACTCATTTcctacttcttcttctctctctctccttctcccaCCTACCAGCTCGCAGTGAACCCAAATCCTGAGTCTTCTCTCGTCGCctccacctttctctctccGTTGaagagcgccgccgccggcttCCTGGCGACGACAGCCAACCTCCGCCGCGCCCAAGCCCCTGCCTCCCTCTCTGATCACTCCATCATTCGACGCTGTCACTAGTGAAACCCTAGTCGCGGTGTGGCGGAGTGCGAGCGGCGGAGTTCGCCGCCTACACCGACTTCACCGCCTCCTAGGGCTCGTACCAACGGCGCGACAGCTCCACAGACTTCATCCTACATTAGATTTGATTTTTGGATTCATGGATTTGGTGATTTGGGGATCTAGAGATGTTTCTGGGTTGCTCTCTGTGTGTTCCCGCTCGATTCCCGGTGACGACAGCCAACCACCGCGGCGCCCTCTCCGGCGTAGCATTCCCATTCTGCAATTTCTGGAAAATTTTGCTTCATTTACAGTTTAAAATCTTCTGCAATTTCTACAATTTTTGGAAAAATCTTCGTTTCGCTCTTGAATTTTTGTGggtttttatttcaattttaattttcatgattCTTTAATGTAGTTGTGCAATGATAATTAGAGGATAGGGGTTTTGGTGGTTTCAGTAAGAATGCGAAGCTTTCTGGAAGAACAAgagatttttaaatttatgttcataatttttgtttgatttctgCATAAGGAGGAATACAAAATTTTTGTTTGGTTTCCCCattaacataatttttgttTGGTCTTTGCATTTGGCGAAACTAATTTTATGTTTCATAAATTCACTAATAAACTTATTCTCCAAGAACAAGAGATTTTTGCAATTATTTTCAGCATTTTGTTTCATAATTTTTGTTAGTTTTGTTATGAAAACAATTTTTGGAAAACATTTATTGCATATTTGcaagaaataacaaaaaatttaaacaaTCCCTTAAACACAAACTTAAATATATACTCCTACATCATTTTCACCTAATttgcttctccttaatctccgtgccgaaaagcattgtcccataaataatgggacggagggagtaataaaaaatAGTTAGTGTCTTATGGGTGGAGAAATGGTTCCacttaaaaagtagtgttaataataatattaacaattaattatattgtgagtggagaaaaaagcccaccatgtgatagaaacttttcaaaaataaaaataaattaatttttgtgaacgtcacaaaattgcaaaaattggctattttttgtggacggggtaataaaattttaaagagaTAAAACTCAATTTTCTCCTCGCATCACATTGGCGGTGTACTAGTACGAAACAAAACTTATTCCgtacataattgaaaattatcaTAAGTGCACGATAACTTAAACAGaacaaattaaactaaaacaaaatCTCTTGCGCAATCTTTCACACGATGCGAACCACTCGCATATATACGCTAATAggatacttataaatatatgaatgaTGTGCACTATATGAACATATACATGAAAGACCACCTCTCAAATTAGAGAAAGTATATATATAGTCGGGCTGGCAATTTTCGACACGACAAGAAAACACGATACAAAAtcgcacgaaattaatgggttagtgACACGCAAGATAAGGTTCGGGTCCTTATCGAgtcgacctgataaggacctgataatttcgTGTCTGGTTCGTGTCGGGTTCAGGTAACCCGAtagaattaaatttttattaaacagttctttttaattttttattcatgatTTCTTTCTACATTTTAATTTAgcctttattaaatatttatttatattttttattattattgttgatgTGAATGAACTTGGGCAAATCAGATCAGGTTGTTATCAGATTAGCTCCAAATTCGTGTTGTTATCAGATCGTGTCGCTATCGTGTCGTGTCAACACGCTTTGAATCGTGTTGTTATCGGGTTCGTGTCGGATTCGAGTTTAGGTAAATCGTGTCAggttcgtgtcgggttcggATATTCCCTTAACAGGTCGTGTTcgggtttggccttatcagATCGGATCGATATCAGGTCGACCCAATAACAATCCGACCCGCACGATTTGCCAGCCCTGTATAGGGGTGGGTTGGATAAATGCGTTGAAAGGAATGGGATTAGGCGTAAGCAACAAAGAGGAAATAGGAAATAGATTGTGAAAGATAAGGACAGAGGTCTACTTATTCCCACGTATTAATCCCATTCCTTATCCATCTACCAAACGCCTTCACCTTTTGCTGCTCGTTTCCTTGGCCCCAAATTACGTGTAATATCGCCTTTTCATTTTATCCCACACGCCTTGTTTCTTCTCTTTCTCAAAAGCCTCTTCTCATAAAACTTTACTACTACTAAATCCCcacattaatattgtttttatccACCCTTTTAATCCCACCAAACTCCTTTCTCCCTTCTTCTTATCATTAATTATTAGGGTATTGACATCTGAATATTCgaacttttttcattttctaattttgcacttaattttaaaatctgtTCAAATATTTAAAccgtgatttttttttaattttacatccGACGAATTTTTACCCTTCAAATCGTTGCTGATATGGCAGTCCGATTGACATCTCAAATCTTACAATTAGATATTCTAGATCCCACATTGACAACAAacttatttactttattatgtACTTCAAATTGTCCTCTCTATTCAATTGCCATGTTAGCAATGATTTGTGGATAAGAATTCGATGGGTGCAAAATCACAAAgaatataaaattcaaatatttataaacaaattttaaagttgggatgcaaaattaaaaaataaaaaaaaatttgaatattcATATGCCAATACCcctatttattactattattttcaCTCTGATTAACCTAGCGATAGTGGGGAGCGTCATCATggttttataaaattaatgaaccTATGAATTTCAAGATTTCGCGGCTATGGCCGCTATgattatcattatatatatattgcgcTTTTGCCGTCATCACACTTGTATTTATATACTAGTAGTCCTTTGTTATTCTTTTATTATATCCATCTTAAGATTATAGACTTATAGTCAAGTTTtttattcaaatttcaaattaacttttttttttttttgatttgaaAGTGTAAATGAGTGGAAAGATTATTATAGTCAATTTAACCTGTCCAGgaaaattaaatatatctataatatattaaaaatacaacttttaattttaaattgattttaaaattaaatggtaattttgtaattataataaaattgaaggtttatttgtaaattatatttctttgtatttcttttcttctttatcttcttattttctgttttatttaattctttctagtattgtgaaattcgactaattataaaatatttaatatgcatatcaaattaaagatcacaataaacTCTTTAATGTGATATATATTATCTAaatgttttatttaaaatataaaaaatatatttatttaaagattaaaattaaaaaaaatctctctcctctctcattttgttttttaataaatctatttttcaattttttttggccttttcataatattaatttttattattgtgaatttttctattttttttcaatattcaattcaaatatattcagttaaaattattatttttattatatttataaataaacatgATAGttgagttgatatcaattttatataaatataaaaatatttctcacGCATTGCACCAGGTGCAAATGCTGCTATTTAATATGGTGTGTGAGTGGGGGGTGTTTGGAAAATTGGATCATATACAAAAGTTAATAAATGAACTAAACCAACCTCAATCATTAATTTTTGAATGATCTGCAATTGTCATAAGCATCATtgtaatacataaaaaaaatattattacaaAGAAATAtgatttcataaataaaaataataattattgctTAAaaagatacatatatatatatatatatatataatattattacaaAGAAATAtgatttcataaataaaaataataatttttgctTAAAAagattacatatatataaaaaaatatgttactAAGTTCTCACCTTAGGGATGTTTTTTACGAAACCTCAGCCCTATCTATATATCTTTATTAGTTGCTTCTCCCCACTAAAATAAACATTTTACTTTCTGTTTATGTAATTATGTCTGCCCCAATTTATAAACTTACTTCGCATGTTTAATTTTGTCAACAAGTAGACAGACATTTTCCCAACAGCATATCAAAGTAACTACAGTTTAAGGTTCATCTTCCCCGGTCCAAGAATTGTCTCGAACCAGAATAAGCCATTCAAATTAACAACTTTTTtaagtcaaaaaaataaaaaataaaataacaacttttTGAATTGCAAACAGTAATTAGATATGTGGATATGGTCGACATTTCTTTCTCTATTGAAACGTATATGTAAGGTCTAAAGGGTTGTTTTTATATCAATTAGTAACAACTGAAATTTCTTAGGGCGTGTTCTCTTTTATTGataatttatcatgaaaaatatatatataattaaaaaaaaatctctttttcccccttattttttacaaaagagaattttacCATTTTTTATTCCCCATTTTCACTTAagtgagggataatattatcacactcaatatggagggataatattatcaattCTTGGAGTGAAAAAAAGgaatgaaaaatgatgaaattgaAGGCAAAGAAAGTAGgtatttaaagggtgaaatttttactatccctcattttttccatgattattaaatttatcaataaaaaagaataaaaatatataatcccATGTAATTGTTAGAAATTTCTCTATATATTACTCTTTCCCTTTCATTTTTTCATGAAATTGTGTGATTCCATTCATGAAGACATATGCAATTTTCatcttgaattaaaattttaatgatcTTCTCTCAATTTTCTTTATCAATCCATATTGTaaacttaataaataaattaaaaaagataCAGACTATATCTTAATTATAACCAATTAGCAAGCTAGCACAGCGGCGGAAAAACTgaccaaaattaaaataaaataaaacatatataggtGCTATAGCTAAGCTAGCCATGaagaatgaaataaaacatagtTATTAAAGTAGACAGAATTGATAACTGATTTGCAATATTGAGATGAATATCCTGTCTCCTCCcccttttaattttcttttgagtGAAGAAAGTGATGGGCAGAGATGGCCTCCATAAAAAGACAAGTTAGGGCAATCACAAGAAACATTCATTATTCAAAACAACTAATTAAGGCCTATGTTATGTTATGTGCCTTAGCCAACCCACCCAACTCTCAAAACCCCCCAACCCAAATAAACTACAAACAAACAAGTAAAGAAAAGAATTCACCCCCCACCCTATATATCCCCCCCTTCTCCCTCCATTTCATTTCCCCCCCTTTCTTGATTTATTTCACAAATCAAGAACCTTTTCATTCCTCTCtcaacaagaagaagaaaaaggaaagTCATGGCAAAACATACCTCCTTCTTACATATTCTTGTCGGATTCTTTCTCACTTTATCAGGTAACATTTACTAtatctcatctccctctcttcccttttcaagttttttttctcacgttatttttgatttttgattttttttttaggtttgGGCTTCATTGAAGAAGCAAAATCACTAGGCATAAACTACGGGCAGGTCGGGAACAACCTTCCGGCACCGGAGAAGGTTCTAGAACTTCTCCGGTCCCTGAAGCTGAGCAAAGCCCGAATCTACGACACGAACCCTCAAATCCTGACCGCATTCGCCAACTCCAACGTGGACCTGATCGTGACCGTTGAGAACGACATGCTGGCCACCTTAATGGATCCGAACCAAGCCCTCCAGTGGGTCCAGACCCACATCAAACCCTACTACCCGGCCACGAGGATCACCGAGATCGCCGTCGGCAACGAGGTCTACACCGGCGACGACACCACCCTCATCGGCTACCTCGTCCCGGCCATGGTGAGCATCCACAACGCCCTCGCCCGCCTCGGCCTCGACGCGTACATCAAGGTCTCCACGCCCAACAACCTCGCGGTGCTGCAGGAATCGTTCCCGCCCTCGGCGGGGACCTTCCGGCCGCAGCTGGCGGCGATAATGCCGCAGTTCCTGCAGTTCCTGGCCGCCACCCGGGCGCCCTTCTGGATCAACGCGTACCCCTACTTCGCCTACAAGGACAGCCCGGGCAAGATCCCGATCGACTACGCGCTGCTCAATGCAAACGGTGGCATGTTCGACCCCGGCACGAGGCTGCACTACGACAACATGTTGTACGCGCAGGTGGACGCCGTGATCTTCGCCATGGCGCGGCTGGGCTTCGGCGGGATCGAGGTCCGGGTGTCGGAGACGGGTTGGCCGTCGCGGGGCGACGCCGATGAGGTCGGCGCCACGCTCCAGAATGCCGCCGTCTACAATCGGAACATACTGCGGCGGCAGATGCAGAATGAGGGCACGCCGCTGCGCCCCAAGGCGAAGCTCGAAATCTACGTCTTTGCTCTCTTCAACGAGGACATGAAGCCCGGCCCGACTTCCGAGAGGAATTACGGGCTCTTCCAGCCCGATGGCACCATGGCCTACAATGTCGGCCTCACCACATtgtccacctccacctccacctccacttCCACCTCCACCACTTCTCCGGCGTCAATCTCGTTAACTTCCGCCGCAACCaaggtaaaataaataaataatcaataaACAAAAAAGGCTTCACGCTCCGAAGCATTCatcattattaaataaattaataatttctaattaagtaataataaatcttaattatGAGATAATGGACTTTAATTAGAGCGGATCATCCATCATTGTTAAATAGATTAATAACTTCtaattaaatattactccctccgtcccaacgaagttgAGTCGTATTCATTTAAGAGCAGTCCCAACGAAGTTGAGCTGTTttcctgggacggagggagtaataaatctTAATTAGGAATTAAACAGACGCAAGAATTGTGCATggatatatatgttgatgtatgttattatacttatttttttggggATTATTATGAAACAGGTGAAACACAGCGGATATTCGAGGTTGCAATATTCAATATTATTCCTATATTTGGTGGGcttccaaatttttatgagAAGACAGTGGTGAATATAAGGAGCATGTAAATACATCTGAGGTTGCAGGAGGGAATCGGATCtgtcttttcatatttttttggcATATTTGAGATGGAATTATTAATTGTAGCCATTATTCAaatgccaaaaaagaaaacacagCCACCTTTAGCTTAGCTAGCTAATTTATTGAGCTGGATACAAAATTGAAGGATTCTTTTGTGCTGATGCCAAAGACATATATGAATCATGACCAttcatcaatttaattattgatacACATATATGTATTCTTCAACAAGATTTTCTTCAACTCAATTACTCTGCAAGATTGGAGGGCTGAGGATCAATGCAGCATTCAAGAAATTagattaaaattatatatgaaaGCAAGATTCCTCCACTAGTGACAATTTAATTCAGACCCATTGCTTTGTATATTAGCTCATTGCTTTTATTAGGATTACTATTGTAATAGATCTATCTATCTATGTATTCCCTTCTTCAATATTAATGTACAGAAGATTTAGCAATATAAAGATCAACTTTGCTTTATTCTGCTTTTGGACTTGCGAAATTAATAGTAAAATGCAGAATTGTggcttctatatatatatctatgaaATTGAGGGACAATCTTAATTGGAATTTTGAATAAAGGTGTTAACTTTTGGACGTGGATTCCACAACTGTTCCtgcacaaacacacacacatatatatttatttatattccgaatacattatttatttaacgcaacaaaaaaaaaaataaagtgtgagataACAAATTCAAGATAATGTTAATTAGCTTAATCGTCAAAGGTTAAGCTTtgttttcttctcttttctctaCGCACAATGGGAGGCCCAGCTTTATTCCCTCGCCATAACCGTCTGCATTAATTGGCAGACCcatctttaatttttatttttatttttcattttcgagCAACTTTACaatcacacacacatacacactcAATTTGATGTCAGCAGTCAGCTATAACGGCGGTGCACATGAAGCCCAATATATGACTCGCAGCGCACAAtatagaaaaacaaaaactttacattttatatattctcattttttGGAAGCTTTAGCTAGCTTGTTCTAGATTAATTTTACTATAATTGGTGAAATATTTTCTCTGTTGTATCAATGTGTGTGCCCGCGCACGTTTTCATACTCTGTTCGTCACCCAAATaactttacaatttttttatatccgttctaaaaaaaaacaatctatTTTTAGACTATATCCGCTACTAATAATACCTCGTTTACccttatttttcacattttcatcactattaatattttatttatctttactttttacattttcacattttcacatttttgttttaaaactcgtgtcccTCCCTTCCAGAAGGTTATTTGGGAAACggagaaaatattttatttaaattatgctcGACATATCCTTTTAAGAAGACGATAAACGAAATTGTGATATGGCATAAGAGTCGACGAGGATTTGTTGGTTCCACGTTTACGTCGATGAACATAGAGGTCTACATGTGAGACGACGTGTTGACACCTTGTTTGTCCCATCGACTTGGTAAAGATTTTACTATCAGTATATAAATTAACTAGATAACCTAACTCTCTCTTCTCATAAAACTTTTGGAGTAAAGATTTTACTatcaatatataaattaacTAGATA
The genomic region above belongs to Salvia miltiorrhiza cultivar Shanhuang (shh) chromosome 5, IMPLAD_Smil_shh, whole genome shotgun sequence and contains:
- the LOC130985202 gene encoding glucan endo-1,3-beta-glucosidase 14-like, translating into MAKHTSFLHILVGFFLTLSGLGFIEEAKSLGINYGQVGNNLPAPEKVLELLRSLKLSKARIYDTNPQILTAFANSNVDLIVTVENDMLATLMDPNQALQWVQTHIKPYYPATRITEIAVGNEVYTGDDTTLIGYLVPAMVSIHNALARLGLDAYIKVSTPNNLAVLQESFPPSAGTFRPQLAAIMPQFLQFLAATRAPFWINAYPYFAYKDSPGKIPIDYALLNANGGMFDPGTRLHYDNMLYAQVDAVIFAMARLGFGGIEVRVSETGWPSRGDADEVGATLQNAAVYNRNILRRQMQNEGTPLRPKAKLEIYVFALFNEDMKPGPTSERNYGLFQPDGTMAYNVGLTTLSTSTSTSTSTSTTSPASISLTSAATKVKHSGYSRLQYSILFLYLVGFQIFMRRQW